The Candidatus Cloacimonas sp. DNA window TCACAATATCCCAGTGCTGCCGCTTTTAATGAAGACCTTAAAAAGAGCAAACTTACCGAATCCGATTTGTTACAGATATATAAAGACATTTTAACGGAACAATCACTTTCCGACCAAATTCTGAAAAAAGAAATCGTAAATAAAGTATCAGTTACGGAAAAAGAAGTAAAGGACTTTTATGAAGCCACCAAAGATACTTTGGCGGTAAAACCCGTCTCTTGGGAATTGGGAATTATCGTGCGCGAAATAAAACCCAGCGAAGAAACAAGAGCGGCAAAACTTGCCGAAATAAAAACCGTCCAACAGCAATTAAAAAACGGAGAGGACTTTGCCACTTTGGCAAGCAGCATAAGTGAATGCCCCAGTAAAGAAGTGGGGGGAGATTTAGGCTTTTTCAAAAAAGGACAAATGGTGAAACCCTTTGAAGATGCCGCATTTGCTTTAAAAATTGGCGAAGTAAGCGACATTGTGGAAAGCGAATTTGGCTTCCATATTATCAAACTGGAAGAGAAAAAAGGCGATCAAATAAGAGTTCGCCACATTTTAAAAACACTTTCTGCCACGGCGGAAGATTCTTTGCGAGAAAGACAGCTGATGGAAGAAATCCGCAATCGCTTTGCTCAAGGCGAAAGCTTTGCTTCGCTTGCCAAAACATATTCTATGGATAAAGATAGCAGTGAAGATGGCGGTTCTTTGGGGGAATTTACCGAAAAAGAACTTCCTCCTCTTTTTTCCGCTAATATTATGCAAACACCGGTGGGAGAAATGACTCCCGTTCTGGAAAATAACGGTTATCTATATCTTTTCTGTCGATTACAAGAATATCCACCCCGAATGTTCAGCTTCGAAGAAGTGAAAGATCAAGTGCGGGAATTGGTCTTAAAAAAGAAACAATCAGAAGCTTACAATACCTGGATAAATAATTTGCGACAGGAAGCTTATGTGCAAGTAAGTTTATGATGGCAAAAACACCCCAAAAACTGAACTTTTACACTTTTACGGCATCCCTTTTCGGAATCGGTTTTGTTCCTTTGATGCCAGGAACTATAGGTTCGCTTGCCGCTTTGGGAATTTATCTGCTGATTAACGGTGAGCCGTTTATGGGTAAAACCTTGTTTATTACTTTGCCGATTTTATTGGTTTTCTGTTTGCTGGCGGTTTTTTTAAGTTCCAAAGCGGAAAAGACCCTCGGCAGAGATAACGGCGCAATAGTTATTGATGAGGTCTGCGGATATTTCGTAAGTGTTTTGCTTTTACCCAAAAGCTGGCTGATTGGGCTTTACGCTTTTGCCCTGTTTAGAGTTTTTGATATTGCCAAACCCTTTCCAATTATGAAATCCCAAAAATTGCCCACGGGCTGGGGAGTTGTTATAGACGATATAATAGCTGGCATTTATGCCAATATAATAATTCAAATACTAATTAAAATTTATCCGAGATTCTTCGGATTATAGGAGAAAAAATGAACTACATACTATTACAAGCAACAGGAAAAGCAGCTACTCAACAAGGTGGTGCCGGAACTACAATGATCTTTATGATTATAATGTTCGTGATTCTGTATCTTTTGCTGATTCGCCCCCAACAAAAGAAGGCAAAGGAAACCCAAAAAATGCAGGATACATTAAAAGTGAATGACAGAGTTTTAACCAGCTCTGGAATTTACGGAAGAATTGCTTCCATCAAACCCGATAAAGGAATAGTGGTTCTGGAAATTGACGATAACAATAAAGTGCGGATAGACATTCAAAAAAGCGCAATTGTTGGCGTGGTAAATACTCCCGAACCTGAACCCGAAAAATGACCTATATTCCAGAACTATTACCTGTTCGTCTTTATGGAGACGATTGGCTAAGAAAGAAGCTGCCGGAATTTGATTATTCCAAAGAGGCATTGCATAATTTCATCGAAGATATGATCTACACAATGTATCAAAGAGATGGAGTTGGTCTTTCTGCCAATCAAGTTGGTTCTTTGTGGCGAATAATAGTCATCGATCCCGAACGCAATGAAAACAAAGATAGCCAAAACCCCATCGTAATGATCAACCCCGTTCTGGAAAAGAGAGAAGGTGAAGTTATTTATGAAGAGGGTTGCATCAGTTTACCCGATATTTTTGCAGATGTAACACGCAGCAAAACAATCACTTATTCATATACGGATCGAGAAGGAAAGAGAATTTCGGATTCCGCCACCGGTATGAAAGCAGTAGTCATTCAACACGAATATGACCATTTGGAAGGTATTCTGTTCACG harbors:
- the def gene encoding peptide deformylase, which encodes MTYIPELLPVRLYGDDWLRKKLPEFDYSKEALHNFIEDMIYTMYQRDGVGLSANQVGSLWRIIVIDPERNENKDSQNPIVMINPVLEKREGEVIYEEGCISLPDIFADVTRSKTITYSYTDREGKRISDSATGMKAVVIQHEYDHLEGILFTDHLGTLTRLRIMHKLKALAARAKDGQNIMEGLHL
- a CDS encoding peptidylprolyl isomerase, with product MKTKLTLSLLLIIFTIALSAELVDKIVAKVGTEIILLSDLQKEMAQMRSAGIIDENTNPAAVLDEMIKQKLIIQKAKELNLTANNEEIKSMAEGYLKKIKSQYPSAAAFNEDLKKSKLTESDLLQIYKDILTEQSLSDQILKKEIVNKVSVTEKEVKDFYEATKDTLAVKPVSWELGIIVREIKPSEETRAAKLAEIKTVQQQLKNGEDFATLASSISECPSKEVGGDLGFFKKGQMVKPFEDAAFALKIGEVSDIVESEFGFHIIKLEEKKGDQIRVRHILKTLSATAEDSLRERQLMEEIRNRFAQGESFASLAKTYSMDKDSSEDGGSLGEFTEKELPPLFSANIMQTPVGEMTPVLENNGYLYLFCRLQEYPPRMFSFEEVKDQVRELVLKKKQSEAYNTWINNLRQEAYVQVSL
- the yajC gene encoding preprotein translocase subunit YajC, with the translated sequence MNYILLQATGKAATQQGGAGTTMIFMIIMFVILYLLLIRPQQKKAKETQKMQDTLKVNDRVLTSSGIYGRIASIKPDKGIVVLEIDDNNKVRIDIQKSAIVGVVNTPEPEPEK
- a CDS encoding phosphatidylglycerophosphatase A — encoded protein: MMAKTPQKLNFYTFTASLFGIGFVPLMPGTIGSLAALGIYLLINGEPFMGKTLFITLPILLVFCLLAVFLSSKAEKTLGRDNGAIVIDEVCGYFVSVLLLPKSWLIGLYAFALFRVFDIAKPFPIMKSQKLPTGWGVVIDDIIAGIYANIIIQILIKIYPRFFGL